One segment of Carassius auratus strain Wakin chromosome 2, ASM336829v1, whole genome shotgun sequence DNA contains the following:
- the LOC113039793 gene encoding B-cell lymphoma/leukemia 10-like isoform X1: MDVTHLTEDEMADIKKEAIDRLRPYLVDKIIAERHFDYLRSKKILTREDTEEISCRTTRGRRTSKLLDILAENPRGLDVLIESIKWGRTLNFIIAKITDEVQRVKNERLEALKAGSSANSGYSITKGATNDFSKMDSDYDKYSTMCYHPEGEGSQSSSVATASFNLRYGSGRVNEALSVCGGTGSMNVSSTVSSSLPKPGAPGAPPLPEEPDLDDQDLDAAVCGSTGSSGDANIQPLRSRSLSPHMP, from the exons ATGGATGTTACTCACCTGACGGAGGACGAAATGGCCGATATAAAGAAGGAA GCCATAGACAGGTTACGGCCGTACCTGGTGGATAAGATCATTGCCGAGCGGCACTTTGATTACTTGCGCTCAAAGAAAATCCTGACCAGAGAGGACACAGAAGAGATCAGCTGCCGAACCACGAGAGGGAGACGCACCAGCAAGCTGCTGGATATACTCGCAGAAAACCCTCGGGGGCTAGACGTGCTCATAGAGTCCATCAAATGGGGCCGAACTCTCAACTTCATCATCGCAAAGATCACTGATGAGGTGCAGCGCGTGAAAAACGAGCGACTGGAAGCTTTAAAAG CAGGGTCCTCAGCTAATTCAGGTTATTCAATCACAAAAGGAGCAACCAATGACTTCTCCAAAATGGACTCGGACTACGACAAGTATTCCACTATGTGTTATCATCCCGAAGGCGAAGGAAGTCAGTCGTCGTCTGTGGCCACGGCGTCCTTTAACCTGCGTTATGGCTCGGGTCGAGTGAACGAGGCTCTGTCGGTCTGTGGAGGGACTGGCAGCATGAACGTGTCCTCCACCGTCTCATCGAGTCTGCCCAAACCTGGAGCCCCCGGAGCTCCGCCGCTGCCCGAGGAGCCGGATCTAGACGACCAGGATCTAGACGCTGCTGTTTGTGGAAGTACAGGAAGTAGCGGAGATGCTAACATCCAGCCGCTGCGCTCACGTTCTCTGTCTCCGCACATGCCATAG
- the LOC113039793 gene encoding B-cell lymphoma/leukemia 10-like isoform X2, which produces MDVTHLTEDEMADIKKEAIDRLRPYLVDKIIAERHFDYLRSKKILTREDTEEISCRTTRGRRTSKLLDILAENPRGLDVLIESIKWGRTLNFIIAKITDEVQRVKNERLEALKGSSANSGYSITKGATNDFSKMDSDYDKYSTMCYHPEGEGSQSSSVATASFNLRYGSGRVNEALSVCGGTGSMNVSSTVSSSLPKPGAPGAPPLPEEPDLDDQDLDAAVCGSTGSSGDANIQPLRSRSLSPHMP; this is translated from the exons ATGGATGTTACTCACCTGACGGAGGACGAAATGGCCGATATAAAGAAGGAA GCCATAGACAGGTTACGGCCGTACCTGGTGGATAAGATCATTGCCGAGCGGCACTTTGATTACTTGCGCTCAAAGAAAATCCTGACCAGAGAGGACACAGAAGAGATCAGCTGCCGAACCACGAGAGGGAGACGCACCAGCAAGCTGCTGGATATACTCGCAGAAAACCCTCGGGGGCTAGACGTGCTCATAGAGTCCATCAAATGGGGCCGAACTCTCAACTTCATCATCGCAAAGATCACTGATGAGGTGCAGCGCGTGAAAAACGAGCGACTGGAAGCTTTAAAAG GGTCCTCAGCTAATTCAGGTTATTCAATCACAAAAGGAGCAACCAATGACTTCTCCAAAATGGACTCGGACTACGACAAGTATTCCACTATGTGTTATCATCCCGAAGGCGAAGGAAGTCAGTCGTCGTCTGTGGCCACGGCGTCCTTTAACCTGCGTTATGGCTCGGGTCGAGTGAACGAGGCTCTGTCGGTCTGTGGAGGGACTGGCAGCATGAACGTGTCCTCCACCGTCTCATCGAGTCTGCCCAAACCTGGAGCCCCCGGAGCTCCGCCGCTGCCCGAGGAGCCGGATCTAGACGACCAGGATCTAGACGCTGCTGTTTGTGGAAGTACAGGAAGTAGCGGAGATGCTAACATCCAGCCGCTGCGCTCACGTTCTCTGTCTCCGCACATGCCATAG